The genomic stretch TGAAAGCGAGGATAGCCCCGCCCAGATGCAAATAAGTGCGGCGGATAAAACCTGCGCGTTCAGTTTCGCTAGCATTAACAGCCAGCACCCCGGAATGACTATCTAAATAGGCCATGTGTGTGCCTCCCTTGTTTGGTTGGAATGTACGAAATGGTAATAATCATTACATACGCACAGCCATCGGGCTAATTCCCATTCCAGACAAGGTTTGTTGCCACTTTTGCAACATTTCCAAGGAGGTGGCTGGTCCGATCCTGACCCGATACCACGTTGCGCCTTGCACGCTGGCCTGTTCTACCCGGCTGCTGAGGCCTTTTTTCTTCAGACGACCTTGCATATTGGCAGCCTGATCCGGGGTTTTATAAGAGCCAATCTGGTAACCATTAAAGCCGGTAGGCATGACGGATGCAGCGGCTTTTTTGTCAGACACCTTATCCTGAGCGGCAGTGACTTCCAGCTTTTTATCAGTAGCTTTGCTCGTTTTGGTAGCAGGTGCTTGTTCAACCTGCGGAGCCAGCGGCACATCGACTTCCAGTTGTGGCAATACCGCGTGGTAACTGAAACCGGGCGATTCTTCCAAAGGTTCGTTGCCAGCTGGGGGACTATCCTGCAAAGAAATCGCTGCATTGTTGCCCACCAAGACGGTATCCATATCGGCAGTGGCAGCTTCGGACGTACTGAGACTGGCTTGGGTGGTCGCGCTCGCATCAGGGGCATTGCCTTTATTGGCAAGTGCATACATACCCGCGCCAATCAGCAACCCGATGGCAACACCACCCACCATCCAACCCAAACCGTATTGCCCAAAGGCACTATCGGCGGTTGATTGTTTTTTGAAATCTTTGGTCATAGTGGTAGCCTCGATATTTAGGGTGTAACAATCATTATAGCGAAAACTCAAGGAATGAATCACTTATGCGTCATGTTTTAAAGTGAAATCTAACTGAAGTCAATCGGTTCAACGTCAATGGGATTAATTGTAGAGCTTGCCCTGGAAAACAATTCATCGCACGGGGATACTATACAAACGGGCGAAACTGGGCTATCAAACAGAAACCCCACACATCAGGAGATGAGTTATGGATAAACAAACCCAAATACAGATCCCCCAAGAAGCATTCGACTGGTATGACGAATACGCCCACGGTGGCATCGACCGGCGCACCTTTTTGGCACGCTTGGGTAGCTTGGCGATTACCGGGCTGACTATCGGCACCATCAGCAGTGCCCTGTTGCCGAATTATGCGCTGGCGGAACAGGTTTCCTTTAACGATGAAACCATCAAGGCCAGTTACGTGGAATTCGCCTCCCCCAAAGGCTATGGCAAGGGACGTGGCTATCTGGTGACACCCAAACTGCTGGAGGGTAAAGCGCCAGTAGTTTTGGTGGTGCATGAAAACCGTGGCCTCAACCCTTATATCGAAGACGTGGCGCGGCGGCTAGCCAAGCTGGGTTACGTAGCCTTTGCGCCGGATGCGCTGTATTCCCTCGGCGGCTACCCCGGCAATGACGATGCCGGACGCGAGATGCAAAAGTCGCTCGACCCGGCCAAAATCGAAGCGGATTTCATCGCCGCCGCCGGATTCCTGAAAACGCATGAGTCGAGCAACGGCAAGCTGGGCGTAGTGGGTTTCTGCTTCGGTGGTTATATCACCAATATGCTGGCAGCCAGTTTGCCGGAAGTGGTGAATGCGGGTGTCCCGTTTTACGGCACGCCGCCCAAAAGCGGTATCGAGAACATCAAGGCTCCACTGATGCTACAGTTTGGTGAGCTGGATGAACGGGTTAACGCGACTTGGCCAGAATACGAAGCGGCGCTGAAAGCCAGCAAGGTAGATTATCAGGCGTTTGTGTACCCCGGCGTGAATCACGGCTTCCACAATGATTCAACCGCACGCTATAACAAGGAAGCAGCGGAACTGGCCTGGTCGCGGACGGTAGCGTTTTTCGGCAAGCATTTGCAGGCGTAGGTACGGCCTGCCCTTTTGATGTTCCGTGACATCTAGCTGAAGTCAATTGGGTCTACATCAACAGACCAACGTATTCCCGAGCGCCCCGGCAGCTTTACTGAGGGATTCAGCAGTTGCAGCAAGGCAGCATGGAGCGCGGCGCGGTGTTGGCTTCCGAGCAATAATTGGGCGCGGTAGCGGTTGGCGCGTTTTTCCAGTAACGCAGGAATAGGCCCTAGCCGCTGAATATCTGCACCGTCAGTAACGATCAGTAGTTGGCTGATCTGTTCCAGAAATTGCAGGGCTTTTTCCATGCTCGCAGTGCTGCTGGCACGGATCAGCGCCTGATAGCCGAACGGTGGAAAATGCCAGCGTTTACGGTCTTCCAGCAATTGCCGAGCGAAAGGGGTGTAACCATGCCCCACCAGTTGATGCAGCATCGGGTGGTCGGGCTGGCTGGTTTGCAGGATAACCTTGCCCGCCTTGTCAGCACGCCCGGCACGCCCCGCCACTTGTATCAGCAATTGCCCCAGCCGTTCCAGCGCCCGGTAATCGGTACTAAGTAGCGACTGGTCGATGTCGAGAATAATGACTAACGTCAGGTTGGGGAAGTCGTGGCCTTTGGCGAGCATTTGCGTACCGACCAGAATCAGCGGGTCGTTGCTGCGTACCGTGGCGAGCTTGGCTTCGAGTTCACCCTTGCGGCTGGTGCTGTCGCGGTCGATCCGCACCACCACCGCTGCGGGAAAGTGGGTTTGCAGCGCGAGCTCCAGCCGTTCCGTACCTTGCCCTTGCGTGGTGAGCTGAGGGTTCTGGCACTGCGGGCAACGTAAGGGCGTGGCCTGTTCTGCCCCGCAATGGTGGCAAACCAGTTTGTTACGGCGGGCGTGCCAAGTCATCTTGACGCTGCAATGCTGACAACTGGCCTGCCAACCGCAGGAGGGGCAATACAAGGCCGGGGCAAAGCCGCGCCGGTTGAGAAAGACCATGACTTGTTCACCACGCGCCAAGGTGGTGCGGATGGCTTGCAGGCTATGCGGCGTCAAACCTGCCTGTAATTCAAACGGGCGGGTATCCTGAATTTGCAAATCGGGTTTACGGGTCGTACCCGGGCGCTGGTTGAGACGCACGTAGTGAAAACGTGCCGTATCCGCATTGTAGAGCGATTCCAGCGACGGGGTAGCCGTACCCATGATAATGGGAATATTGAGCATCTGCGCCCGTTTGATGGCGAGATCGCGGGCATGGTAGCGGAAGCCTTCCTGCTGTTTGAGGGAAGCATCGTGCTCCTCATCAATCACGATCAGCGCAAGGTTGGGTGCGGGCGTGAAAATCGCGGAACGGGTTCCAATAATAATACGGGCTTCACCGCTGCGGGCTTGCAACCATGCTTTCATGCGTTCCCCATCACTCAGGGCAGAATGCAGGCAAGCCATCGGCGTATCACCGAAAAAATGCGCAAAGCGTAGCAGCAACTGCGGGGTCAGGCCGATTTCGGGCACAATCACCAGCACTTGCTTACCAGCAGCGAACAGCGGGGCAATCAGGCGCAAGTAGATTTCGGTTTTGCCACTGCCGGTAATACCATGCAACAAAATGGGGCGGAGTGGCGCTTGCAGGTTCCATTGTTCGATGCTGTGCAGGCACTGCTGCTGTTCATCCGTGAGTTGCAGGTGATTACGCTCAACAGGCGCGAGGCTGGGTGCTTCATAACGACCCAACAGTTTTTGCAGGCGGCTGGACAATGGTTTGGGTTTGCGCAAGGCGACCGGCAGAGCGGAAAAAATCACTTCACCGACCGGGTGGTGATAATAGCGTGCCCCCCATTGCAGTAGTTCCAACAGGTGCGCATCCGGCAAGGGCGTGGTGTCGAGGATGGCTTCCACCGGCTTCAGGGTGAAGCGACTGTCGGCATCTTCCGGCGGAGCAGTTTCGACGCGGATCACCAGGCCAACCGCGTGTTGCTTTCCCAGTGGTATAAGCACGCGGCTTCCCGGTTTAGGTGCTGACTCATCAGCACAGGTATAACTGAGCAAGGTGCGCAGCGGGCGCGGCACAGCAACGTGGAGGATGTAACGGGAGTGGTCTTGAGTCATGCCTGCCAGTTTAGCGGAATTAGCGTCGCAGGATGTGTGCGTTTTAAGGATGGAAGTTGGCTGAAACTTGCTCTTCCCTTAACAACTCCTTGCTATGTAAGCAGAAATTGCGGTTATACACAGAACCTGTGGATAACTCTGTGGATGAACGGTTAACTACACTCCCTAAGCCTTGCCTTTTAAGCACTTATACACATTGCGTAAAAAATAATCATATCATTTTATTTTTTTAAAATCAATGACTTGAATAATTTCTAATAGTTTTTCTTGACAGCCACAAGCGTAATATGAAAGTAAGGTGACGATGTGGACAACTCGTAAAAAAGCCCGGACAAACCGGGCTTTTTTTACGATTGTCAAGACTTGACGATCAGAGTTCCTTCATATTTGTGATCAATTCGTTAGCAACTGCTTGACCATCACCGTACAGCATCCGGCAGTTGTCAGCGAAGAACAAGTGGTTCTCGATCCCGGAGAAACCTGCACCCTGACCACGCTTGACCACAATCACGTTCTTGGCGTAATCCGCGTTCAAGATGGGCATCCCGTAAATGGGGCTGCTGGGGTCAATACGCGCCACTGGGTTCACCACGTCGTTAGCACCAATCACCAGTGCTACATCCGCCGTGCGGAACTCTTCATTGATCTCGTCAAGGTCGTAGATAATGTCATACGGCACGCCTGCTTCCGCCAGCAACACGTTCATGTGCCCCGGCATCCGCCCGGCAACCGGATGAATCGCGAATTTGACGGTCACGCCGCGTTCCTGCAACTGCTTGGTCATTTCCCAGATCTTGTGCTGGGCTTGCGCAACGGCCATGCCGTAACCGGGGATGATAATGACCTTTTCTGCAAACGCCATCATGATGGCAGCGTCAGGCGCTTCGATCGCTTTCATTGAACCGGTAACTTCCTGCGCTTCACCGCTGGTTTCGCCGAAGTTACTGAACAGTACGTTGGTGATTGGGCGATTCATTGCCTTGGCCATCAACTGCGTCAACAGCGTACCCGCCGAGCCGACCACGATACCGGCAATCATCATCGCCGGGTTATCCAGCACATAACCTTCCAGACCTACCGCGAGACCCGTGAAGGCGTTGTAGAGGGAAATCACCACCGGCATATCCGCGCCACCAATCGGCAGGGTCATCATCACCCCGAATACCAGTGCCAGTGCAAAGAACAGGAACAGCACAACCATGCCGTAATCCGTACCACTAGTGGCAATGCCTAAACCCATCCACGCAACCACGATAAACAGACCCGCATTGATACGCTGCTGATTCTTAAAGCGGAAAGCGCCACGCAATTGCTTGATGCCTTGCAGTTTGCCAAAGGCAATCAGTGAGCCAGAGAAGGCTATCGTGCCAATCAGCGCACCAAACACCGCCAGCAATTGCACGGTAGGATCCATCTCGTGTTGCTTAATCAGTTCCACCGCCGCAATCGCTGCTGCCGCGCCGCCGCCCATACCGTTGTAGAGCGCAATCATTTGCGGCATGTCGGTCATCGCCACTTCTTTGCCCGTTTTCCAAGCAATGCCACCACCGAGCGCAATCCCGATGACAATCAACAAGTAATTGCTGTTGACGTGCGGGTGTACAAAGGTAATCGCTGTTGCCAGCACCATACCGATACCTGCCCAGACAATACCGCGCCGCGCCGTGACCGGCGAGGCCATTTGCTTGAGGCCAAGGATGAACAGCACTGCGGCTGCCAGATAGAAAATCTCAACAAAAAGGTTCATGGCTTACTTGCCCCCCTTGCTGCTTTTGAACATTTCCAGCATCCGCTCGGTCACGACATAGCCGCCGACGGCGTTACCGGCGGCCAACACGACGGCGATGAAACCGACCAGTTGTTCCATGACACCTTCCGCCTGACCCAGCACGACCATCGCACCGACCAGCACGATACCGTGAACGAAGTTGGAGCCTGACATCAGTGGGGTGTGCAGGATAACCGGCACTTTGGAAATCACTTCATAGCCGACAAAACCGGCGAGAATGAAGATGTAGATTGCAATAAAACCGTCCATTATTCAGCTCCTTCAACCAGTTGGCGAATGGATTCGTTCATGATCTTGCCTTCGTGTGTGAGTAACGCACCTGCAATCACTTCATCACTAAAATCCGGGGCATACGCGCCGTCTTTGAGCATGGGGGTCAGGAAGTTGAGCAGGTTCTTGGCGTACATTTCGGACGCATGTACCGCCACTTGGCTAGGTACATTCAATGGCGCGTGAATGATTACACCGTTGTGCACAATGGTTTTACCCGGTTGTGTCAGGGTGCAGTTGCCGCCGCCTTCTGCGGCGAGGTCGATAATGACCGCGCCGGATTTCATCCCATCCACGGTGGTTTCAGGAATGATTTTGGGTGAAGGCCGACCGGGAACCGCAGCGGTGGTAATCAGCACATCCGCCGTGGCAATGTGTTTCGCCAGCTCGGCTTGCTGCTGCTGCTTTTCTGCATCCGTCAGTTCACGGGCGTAACCACCTGCACCTTCTGCCGTAATACCGAGTTCAATGAATTTGGCACCGAGGGATTGCACCTGTTCTTTGGTCGCGGAACGCACATCATAGGCTTCCACCACCGCACCCAAACGCCGGGCAGTCGCAATGGCCTGCAAGCCTGCGACCCCAACGCCAATGATAATGACTTTGGAGGGGCGAATCGTGCCTGCCGCCGTGGTCAGCATCGGGAAAAAGCGCGGCGCAAGGTCAGCGCCCATAATAGCCGCTTTGTAACCGGCAATCGCCGCCTGTGAAGACAGCACATCCATCGACTGGGCGCGGGAAATACGCGGGATCAGTTCCATTGCAAAGCTGGTGATGTTTTTGGCTTTGAGCGCTGCAATGCGTTCTGGGTGCTGGTAAGGCTGCAAGCTGCCGATCAACACACTCCCCTCTTTCAACTGCTCAATTTCAGCCAGTGAAGGGGCTTGTACCTTCAGTACAATGTCGGCTTGTTGGTAAAGTTCGGCGGCAGAGGCCACAATACTTGCGCCATTAAACGCACTATCAGGAAGGTGTGCGGCACTGCCTGCCCCGGTTTCCAGCAGGACTTCAGCGCCCAGTTTGCCGAGTTTGGCAATAACGCTGGATTCCATGGCAACCCGGCGTTCGCCTTCGGCCATTTCCTTGGGCACAGCCACTTTGATTGACATATTCTCTGTCTCCAGAAGGATTATGGTAAAAAATGAAGGTGTATCAGCCGGAGGTTAGCGCGATCCGAATCATACAAGGGGAGTCATACTAGCCGAATATTAACAATGAATGAAATATTCCAAGGCGGATACTTCCAAAAGAAAAGCCGGGCGAACCCGGCTTTCCTCTTAATTCCATCAAACTACCCATAAAGGATACCCGATGATCAGGCCAACTTAGCGAGTACCGCTAGCGGTTACTTCAGTGCGGCGGTTAGCTGCACGGCCTGCTTTGGTGCCGTTGTCTGCAACTGGCTGGGATTCGCCTTTGCCGGAAGCCTTGATAGCCGCAGCCGGAACGCCTTTACCCACCAGATAGTCAGCAACTGCAACTGCACGCTTCTCAGACAGTGTTTGGTTATAAGCGTCAGAACCGATGCTGTCGGTGTGACCCACAACGCTGATACCTGAAACTTTTGCACCTGCCAGACTTGACAAGAACTGATTCAGATTAGCTTTGCCAGCCGGTTTCAGAATTGCCTTGTCGAAGTCGAAGTTGGCATCAGAACTCAGCGTCATTCGCTGAATAGGCGCTGGAGCCGGTGCAGGTCTAGGCGCTGGAGCCGGTGCTGGCGGTGGTGGTGGCGGTGGTGGTGGTGGTGGCGCTTCACAGCCTTCTGGCATACTGCCATACTGGGCGCGGACGCAAGTGCCTTCAACGCTGTTTTTGACAGGTTCGCCTGAGCCGTTCTGGACGTATTTGCCGTCTTCTGCATACGCTGAGGTAGCCATCGTAGCTGCCATCATGGCAGCGATGCTGATACTGGTCATTTTCTTCAGAGTCATTGTGATCTCCTTAAGCCTGGTTTTGAGTTTGGATTGTTGAACCCCGCCACCGCATTCCTGAAATACTGATTCTGTCGGCAAGAGGCGCAGTTACGACTATAGTGTCTTAAATATACAACAACGGCTAGGATTATAGGTTACTTTGAGGTTAAGTTCCTATAGTTAAGGCGAATTATCTTTGTGGATATTTAAAAGAAAAGCCCCCTTACCCTGCGGCAAGGAGGCCTATCAAACCCTCATGAATCAATCCCTTTGACTCGTGAACGGGTTTATTTCTGGTAACGCTTCATGCTGGAGCGGGCAGCCGGATCCATCTGGACTGGGCCTTTGTAATTGCCTTTGGCTTTTACTTTCGGTACAACAACACGTGGCGCAACATAGCGTGGCGCAGCGCGTGGCACGGGCGCTGGAGCCGGTGCAACTACTGGCACGGGCGCTGCTCCACAGCCTTCTGGCTCGAAACCGTACTGCGCTTGTACACACTCGCCGAAGCTGTTTTTAACAACGACACCATCGCCATTTTTGACGACTTTCATGTCTTCAGCGTGAACACCGGCAGCGGTGATCATCAGTGCGGCAAAGCTAATGCCTGCGATTTGTTTCAGAGTCATGGTGATCTCCTTCAAGTCTGGATTTTGAGTTCGTAAAATTGGATTTTGCTTTATGTTTGAGCGTAGCATTCATACCACAATTGTGTATATTGCACGACAAACGCACAATACGCCACAGGGAAATGCTATGCAAGGCAAAAACGGATTAAGTCACCCACCTATTCAAGAATTACTCAATATTATGATGCGCTTGCGTGACCCCAAGCAGGGTTGCCCATGGGACATCAAGCAAACCTGGCAAACTATTTTGCCGCATACACTGGAGGAAGTGTACGAGGTAGCCGATGCCGTCGATCGGCAAGATGCTCCCGCACTGTGCGATGAATTGGGCGACTTGCTGTTCCAGATTGTGTTTATGGCACAAATTGCCAGTGAACAAGGCTTGTTTGATTTTCAAGATGTGGCGGCCGGTATTGCTGCTAAGATGATCCGACGGCATCCGCATGTGTTCGGCGATACCGTGTATGCCGATGAACAGGCGCAAAAACAGGCATGGGAAACCCTCAAACAGGCTGAACGCGACACCCAAGCCACGCCCGCTGCCCCGGCAAGTTTTTTCGCAGGCATTCCGGCAGCCATGCCAGCCTTACGGCGTAGCCAAAAAATACAACAACGGGCAGCAAGAGTCGGGTTTGATTGGGATCATTGGCAACACGTCATCCCCAAAATCCACGAAGAGCTGAATGAAGTCATCGACGCCGTTGCCCAGCAGGAATCTGCCGCGCGTATTGAAGAAGAAGTGGGTGATGTGCTGATGGGCGCTACCAATATGGCACGCTTGCTGGGGGTGAATGCCGAAAATGCCCTGCGTTTGTCCAACCAGAAGTTTGAACGGCGCTTCTTGCGAATAGAAGCTTTGTTGGCGGCTGAGGGTATTTCACTGGAACAAGCCAGTCTGGAACAGATGGAAAATGCTTGGTCTATTGCCAAGCAAGAAGAGAAAGCGATGAACGGTAGTTAAAACCGGATAAAAAACGAAGCCCCCGACGAACGGGGGCAGTCAACACGGGCAAATATTATTATTATTAGCTTATTATTATTGTTGTTCTCACACACCGAGTCTCCCGGTTAAAAGCCCCCGCCTTATCGGCAGGGGTTAGAGGAGTCGAGATATGGTCAGGCGTTTTATTGTTATTCATGTTTATGCCTACTCGCTATCTCTTGGGGCTTGCTGGTAAATGCTTTCCTTAACCCTTTCTTATTATTGTTGTCGTCCCTTCTAGACCTTCTAGTCTTCGCCGTCTCAGTCTGTGCAAGAATTACTGCAACCCCCGTGCCAATGCAGGCAAAAAGCACCCATATTATTAATTTTATTGATATTTTAATAGAGTTATCAGAAGTGACGGCAGGGCTTGGCAAGCTGCAATCCTGTCAGAATGTGACAGGATTGACACTGTTAGGCATGACACACCGGGTGTCAGGTGACAATATGATGTAAGGAGCGGGTTATTTCAGGCTGGCGCGGAGCGCTTGGCGGATCATGTCTTCCACACTCAAGCCCTGATCTTCGTAAGCGGCAATCATCTGGCTGGCTTGCGCAGGTTTATAACCCAGTGCCAGCAGTGCATTCACGGCCTCATCGCTGGCAGAAACACGGGGGGCTTGCACAGCGATAGAAGTATCAACATTGCTGCCACTGGCATCCGACTTCGGCAAACGGTCACGTAATTCGATGATCAAGCGCTCCGCCGTTTTTTTGCCGACACCGGGAATGCGGCTTAAACGGGCAATGTCCGCCGCGTGAATGACTTGATTGAACTCGATGGGATTCATCCCCGACACAATCGCCAGTGCCATTTTGGGGCCAACGCCATTCACTTTCAGCAAGTGGCGAAACAGTTCGCGCTCGGTTTGGGAACTGAAGCCATACAACAATTGCGCATCTTCACGCACCACGAAATGGGTATAGAGGGTGACTTCCGCGTGCAATTCTGGCAAATCGTAAAACGTTGTCATCGACGCCTGCACTTCGTAACCGACGCCGTTGACATCCAGCATCAAATCCGGGGGTTGTTTGATCAGTAATTTACCGCGTAATAAGCCAATCATGCTGTCACCTCGCTAATCCTGCCCGTTCAATCCGACTTTTCAAGTGGCTGGCATGAGCATGGCACAAAGCCACCGCCAGTGCATCCGCAGTATCCGCCTGCAAACGCCCTTGCAGACCCAGCAACAATTTAACCATATGCTGCACTTGCGCCTTGTCCGCCCCGCCTTTGCCGACCGTGGCTTGCTTGATTTCCTTGGGGCTGTATTCCGCTACCGGCAGGCCGGAGGTGACACCCGCACAAATCGCCGCACCCCGCGCCTGCCCTAATTTTAGTGCAGATGCGGCATTATTGGAGACGAAAACGTTTTCAATCGCCATTTCAATCGGCTGGTATTCGCGGATAATGCGGGTGAGTTCGGTGAAAATCGTGCCAAGCCGTTCGGGGAAAGCAGCATCGCCCAAACGCAGGCAAGTGCTGAAAACATGCTGGGTATGCCGCCCGTCAGTGTCGATAATGCCGATTCCCGTCTGGCGGGAACCGGGGTCAATGCCAAGGATGCGACGTAGTGTCACTTAACCATGCGCCGCAAGGTCGTCATCGTTGAAATCGGCATTGGTGAAGACTTCCTGCACATCATCCAGATCTTCCAGCATGTCGATCATTTTCAACAATTTGGCGGCAGTATCGCCTTCCACCAACGTGAGATTGTCGGCACGCATGGTAACTTCATCGTGATCCGGGGTAAAACCGGCGGCGATCAGCGCAACTTTCACCGCAGCGAAATCTTCCGGGGTAGTCACGATTTCAGCAGAACCATCGTCGTCCATCTGGATATCATCAGCGCCTGCTTCGAGGGCTGCTTCCATCAGCTTTTCCTCGTCAAGGCCGGGGGCAAAGTTCATCACACCAATTTTCTTGAACTGGAACGCGACCGAACCGTTCGTGCCCAAATTGCCGCCGTGCTTGGTAAGTGCGTGGCGCACTTCACCAACCGTGCGGTTGACGTTATCGGTCATGGTTTCGACGATCACCGCAATGCCGCCGGGGCCGTAACCTTCGTAACGCACTTCCACGTAATTGTCGGTATTGGTTTCACCTGCACCGCGTTTGCAGGCTTTTTCGATGGTGTCGCGTGTCATATTAGCACTCAAGCCCTTATCCACAGCGAGACGCAAGCGCGGATTGGCGCTAGGGTCGGACGTTTTGCCTTCACGCGCTGCGACGGTAATTTCACGGATGATTTTTGTCCAGATTTTGCCACGTTTCTTATCAACGGAAGCTTTCTGATGTTTGATGTTTGCCCATTTACTATGACCGGCCATGTCGAACTCTCGTTTTCAGTCTCAAAAAAGTGCGTTGAAGTTTAACACAGTCATCAAAAGTTTCAGACTTCGATCATCTCAAAATCCGCTTTGCCAACACCACAATCGGGGCAACGCCAATCATCGGAGATGTCTTCCCAGCGCGTACCGGGCGGGATACCTTCATCAGGCACGCCAGACGCTTCATCGTAAATCCAACCGCACACCACACACATCCACGTTTTCATTTGTTAGTTACCTTTTTTGACTGATGATACGTTATCTTGAGCAATGCTACGCTGGTAAGCAAAAAGGTCTGGAATACCAAAGGATTTTGCTAAAATTCTGGGGGAATAAACCCCGTTATCCGTAGCATACAGAGGAATCCGTGTTGTCATGAGTGTTATTGTGTTTGCCGTATTGATCGTCGTGGTCGCCGGGCTAGCCTATACCGGAGGGCGCAAACGTGGACAGGTGGAAGGGTATCGCGCTGGCATCGGCGATGGCATCAAGCAGGGCAAGGAAGAAGGGATGAAAGTTGGCCTGAAAGCAGGCATCAAAGAACACATGCTAACCACGCTGGTGGACGCCAAACCCATCCCCGGTATGCATGAAGACTTGCATCAGCAGGTCAAGGATGAATTGCTCAAAGCCATTACCGCCAAACCCGAACAAAAAAAAACGCACCCTCCTAAGCACAGTGTGCTCAACATGCTGTGGGAGGAGTTCGGCGGCTGGCTACTGATCGGCCTGTTTATTTTGCTGCTTGTATACCTGTTTCAATCAGGGTAAAAAAAGCACTGAACTTTCCCTCCCTATAACAAAGTGATGCCGCACCCATGAAAACAGCACCCCGTGAAATAGCCACCCCTTGCCCGCAAATGTCCCTGAAAGTGCCGGAAGGCATGACGCAGGTCGAATTCTTCAACAGCCCCGCCAACCTGAAAAATCTGGCGGAAGAAAATGGCCTGTTCCGTA from Thiothrix litoralis encodes the following:
- a CDS encoding OmpA family protein yields the protein MTLKKMTSISIAAMMAATMATSAYAEDGKYVQNGSGEPVKNSVEGTCVRAQYGSMPEGCEAPPPPPPPPPPPAPAPAPRPAPAPAPIQRMTLSSDANFDFDKAILKPAGKANLNQFLSSLAGAKVSGISVVGHTDSIGSDAYNQTLSEKRAVAVADYLVGKGVPAAAIKASGKGESQPVADNGTKAGRAANRRTEVTASGTR
- a CDS encoding NAD(P)(+) transhydrogenase (Re/Si-specific) subunit beta, whose product is MNLFVEIFYLAAAVLFILGLKQMASPVTARRGIVWAGIGMVLATAITFVHPHVNSNYLLIVIGIALGGGIAWKTGKEVAMTDMPQMIALYNGMGGGAAAAIAAVELIKQHEMDPTVQLLAVFGALIGTIAFSGSLIAFGKLQGIKQLRGAFRFKNQQRINAGLFIVVAWMGLGIATSGTDYGMVVLFLFFALALVFGVMMTLPIGGADMPVVISLYNAFTGLAVGLEGYVLDNPAMMIAGIVVGSAGTLLTQLMAKAMNRPITNVLFSNFGETSGEAQEVTGSMKAIEAPDAAIMMAFAEKVIIIPGYGMAVAQAQHKIWEMTKQLQERGVTVKFAIHPVAGRMPGHMNVLLAEAGVPYDIIYDLDEINEEFRTADVALVIGANDVVNPVARIDPSSPIYGMPILNADYAKNVIVVKRGQGAGFSGIENHLFFADNCRMLYGDGQAVANELITNMKEL
- a CDS encoding dienelactone hydrolase family protein, with product MDKQTQIQIPQEAFDWYDEYAHGGIDRRTFLARLGSLAITGLTIGTISSALLPNYALAEQVSFNDETIKASYVEFASPKGYGKGRGYLVTPKLLEGKAPVVLVVHENRGLNPYIEDVARRLAKLGYVAFAPDALYSLGGYPGNDDAGREMQKSLDPAKIEADFIAAAGFLKTHESSNGKLGVVGFCFGGYITNMLAASLPEVVNAGVPFYGTPPKSGIENIKAPLMLQFGELDERVNATWPEYEAALKASKVDYQAFVYPGVNHGFHNDSTARYNKEAAELAWSRTVAFFGKHLQA
- a CDS encoding primosomal protein N'; this encodes MTQDHSRYILHVAVPRPLRTLLSYTCADESAPKPGSRVLIPLGKQHAVGLVIRVETAPPEDADSRFTLKPVEAILDTTPLPDAHLLELLQWGARYYHHPVGEVIFSALPVALRKPKPLSSRLQKLLGRYEAPSLAPVERNHLQLTDEQQQCLHSIEQWNLQAPLRPILLHGITGSGKTEIYLRLIAPLFAAGKQVLVIVPEIGLTPQLLLRFAHFFGDTPMACLHSALSDGERMKAWLQARSGEARIIIGTRSAIFTPAPNLALIVIDEEHDASLKQQEGFRYHARDLAIKRAQMLNIPIIMGTATPSLESLYNADTARFHYVRLNQRPGTTRKPDLQIQDTRPFELQAGLTPHSLQAIRTTLARGEQVMVFLNRRGFAPALYCPSCGWQASCQHCSVKMTWHARRNKLVCHHCGAEQATPLRCPQCQNPQLTTQGQGTERLELALQTHFPAAVVVRIDRDSTSRKGELEAKLATVRSNDPLILVGTQMLAKGHDFPNLTLVIILDIDQSLLSTDYRALERLGQLLIQVAGRAGRADKAGKVILQTSQPDHPMLHQLVGHGYTPFARQLLEDRKRWHFPPFGYQALIRASSTASMEKALQFLEQISQLLIVTDGADIQRLGPIPALLEKRANRYRAQLLLGSQHRAALHAALLQLLNPSVKLPGRSGIRWSVDVDPIDFS
- a CDS encoding NAD(P) transhydrogenase subunit alpha, with translation MSIKVAVPKEMAEGERRVAMESSVIAKLGKLGAEVLLETGAGSAAHLPDSAFNGASIVASAAELYQQADIVLKVQAPSLAEIEQLKEGSVLIGSLQPYQHPERIAALKAKNITSFAMELIPRISRAQSMDVLSSQAAIAGYKAAIMGADLAPRFFPMLTTAAGTIRPSKVIIIGVGVAGLQAIATARRLGAVVEAYDVRSATKEQVQSLGAKFIELGITAEGAGGYARELTDAEKQQQQAELAKHIATADVLITTAAVPGRPSPKIIPETTVDGMKSGAVIIDLAAEGGGNCTLTQPGKTIVHNGVIIHAPLNVPSQVAVHASEMYAKNLLNFLTPMLKDGAYAPDFSDEVIAGALLTHEGKIMNESIRQLVEGAE
- the mazG gene encoding nucleoside triphosphate pyrophosphohydrolase; translated protein: MQGKNGLSHPPIQELLNIMMRLRDPKQGCPWDIKQTWQTILPHTLEEVYEVADAVDRQDAPALCDELGDLLFQIVFMAQIASEQGLFDFQDVAAGIAAKMIRRHPHVFGDTVYADEQAQKQAWETLKQAERDTQATPAAPASFFAGIPAAMPALRRSQKIQQRAARVGFDWDHWQHVIPKIHEELNEVIDAVAQQESAARIEEEVGDVLMGATNMARLLGVNAENALRLSNQKFERRFLRIEALLAAEGISLEQASLEQMENAWSIAKQEEKAMNGS
- a CDS encoding SPOR domain-containing protein is translated as MTKDFKKQSTADSAFGQYGLGWMVGGVAIGLLIGAGMYALANKGNAPDASATTQASLSTSEAATADMDTVLVGNNAAISLQDSPPAGNEPLEESPGFSYHAVLPQLEVDVPLAPQVEQAPATKTSKATDKKLEVTAAQDKVSDKKAAASVMPTGFNGYQIGSYKTPDQAANMQGRLKKKGLSSRVEQASVQGATWYRVRIGPATSLEMLQKWQQTLSGMGISPMAVRM
- a CDS encoding NAD(P) transhydrogenase subunit alpha — encoded protein: MDGFIAIYIFILAGFVGYEVISKVPVILHTPLMSGSNFVHGIVLVGAMVVLGQAEGVMEQLVGFIAVVLAAGNAVGGYVVTERMLEMFKSSKGGK